Genomic segment of Gilliamella apis:
ATCATAGCGAAAAAAGCATGGAAAGAAGATTACAGAGAACAACAAAAAAGTGCACAATATTGGAGTACTGCCATCGCTCAAACAGCAACAGATGATGGTAATTTTGTACAATTAAATCAACAGATAACACAAGTTGAAAATATTTCATTAGAAACCGTCAACGAACTTGCGCAAAAATTGATAGGTCAAAATCCTAAAATATTTACATTATTACCGAAAAAATAACCAAACTTATTACAGGGCAATGCCCTGTAATATTTTAAAATAGTTTATGGCTTACCTTATCCTAAACAATAATTGTCAATTACTATTCAAATTAACTATAACTATTTGCGACTAAAATAAAAAGAGCAAATAACCAATTAAAAAATAAATTTATAGTAGCGAAGTTAACTATATCAACATATAATCATCAGCATTCTAGACTATATAGAAAAAATATTAGAGGAATAATTTATGGGATTTTTAACAGGTAAACGCATTCTGGTCACCGGCGTTGCAAGCAACCGTTCTATCGCTTATGGTATTGCAAAAGCAATGCATCGAGAAGGCGCAGAATTGGCCTTTACTTATCAAAGCGAGAAATTAAAAAGCCGTGTTGAAGAGTTTGCTGCTGATTTTAATTCTAATATCGTTTTACCTTGTGATGTTGCACATGATGACAGCATCACATCATTATTTACTGAGCTAGCAAAAACATGGGACAAATTTGATGGTTTTGTACATGCTATTGCGTTTGCGCCAGGAGATCAATTAGATGGTGATTATGTTAATGCGGTAACTCGAGAAGGTTTTGCTATTGCCCACGATATCAGCTCTTATAGCTTTGTAGCTATGGCTAAAGCTTGTCGTTCAATGCTTAATCCTGATTCAGCATTAGTTACTCTTTCTTATCTAGGTGCTGAACGTGCAATTCCTAACTATAATGTTATGGGCCTTGCCAAAGCATCTTTAGAAGCAAATGTACGTTATATGGCAAATGCAATGGGACCTGAAGGTATACGTGTAAATGCGATTTCAGCTGGTCCTATTCGTACTTTAGCTGCATCAGGTATTAAAGATTTTAAAAAGATGTTATCACATTGTGAATCAGTTACCCCTATTCGTCGTACAGTAACCATCGAAGATGTGGGTAATTCAGCAGCATTCTTATGTTCAAACCTATCTTCAGGTATTACTGGTGAAGTTATTCATGTAGATGGTGGGTTTAGTATCGCCGCTATGAATGAATTAGAACTTAAATAATATAACCTTAAATGTAAATAAGGTGCCAGAATGAATAACTGACACCTTATTTTTTTAATTTATCACCGTGATATTTTTTATCTTAACCTCTAGATAATCAAACTTTTGTATAGAGTAAATTGATATTGCTGTCTAATTCAAAACATAAAATTGTTACTAATCCATTTTATTTGTAAATTCTTGCTATATCAGCTAATCTAAATTAAAAGCTCAGTATCTTAATTCTAAAAATTATCTATCACTTTTTAACAATTAAAATACAATAATAATGATGATTTAATAATCATTAAGTCTATTTTATAGAACCTTAAAAATCTAATAAATTATCATTACCCAAATAACATATGATCAAATTTTACAATAGAATATAAATCGTAATGTAGAATCCAATGGTTAATTTAATAATATTATTTTTAACACATTGATGTATCTTTATTTTGCCAGGTAACGACACAAATAAGCTGTTGGTTCTGATACCTGAACATCGAATTTGCTTTCTTTAGCAATATGAAAAACTTGGCCAGCTTCAAATATTTGCCAATCATTTGCTGTAGGCAATAACACTTTAAGTGAACCGGTTATGACGGTCATTTCCTCTGGATTATCAGTATTAAAAATATATTCACCTGGTAACATCACACCAACAGAGACTTTACCGGTAGAACCATTTTCAAAGCCGATAGATTTCACTTTCCCTTCAAAATAATCATTAACTTTCAACATAAAATCCCCCTTTTCTCACTATTTTTAGTCATTAGCAATAATTTAATATTAGCTACAATAAAATACTGTGTAAAATTCACGCTATCAGCTTAATTGATTTCAACTAGCTATCCAACTATTATTTACCAATTAAAATCGGTCTCTTGAAACAAAAGTACTTCACAAAATAAAACATTAGCAAAACTTGTTAAAATACGAAAAAATAGCATACAGATGGATTTTTTTCCGTTAAAATCTAACACTATTTGCTCAGTAACAGTTTGTTGGAGAAAACATGAAAATAGCAAAAAACACAGTGGTAAGTTTAGCATATCAAGTTCGTACTAAAGATGGTGTTTTAGTTGATGAAGCAACAACAGTTGCACCGCTCGAATATCTACATGGTGCAGGAAACTTATTACAAGATCTTGAAAATTCCTTAGAAGGCCATCAAGTTGGTGATAAATTTGACGTTGAACTAGTTAATCCTTATGGAGATTTTAATGATGCACTAGTACAAAATGTGCCACGTGACGTTTTTGTTGGTGTTGACGAACTTGAAGTCGGTATGCGTTTTTTTGCTGACACTGATCAAGGCTCTTTACCTGTTGAAATTACTGCAATTGATGGCGATAGTGTAACTATCGATGGAAATCATATGCTGGCAGGCCAAGATCTGAATTTCAATGTCGAAGTATTGGCAATTCGTGAAGCAACACCAGATGAAATATCGCATGGACATATTCATGGTGCACACGGTCACGACCACGGGCATGGTGGCTGCGGTTGTGGCGGACATGATCATGATGAAGATGAAGAAGAAAGCGGTTGTTGTGGCGGTGGTCACGGCGGATGTGGCTGTCATTAATTTTCGAATAAATAACCAGTTAAAAAGCGCTAACAAGCGCTTTTTTTATTTGCTGTAAAAATAATTTCATTACTGCGAGCTAGTTCACAACGTTATATATCTCTACTTATTATTTTTCACAAGATAGCTAATAATCGCATTTTGTGTGAATAACAAGAATCCAATTATGTCAGAAAAAAAAACCACCTTAATGCCTCGAGAAAAATTATTACTATTTGGTGTCGAAACACTATCTGATGCGGAATTACTCGCTCTTTTCTTACGCACAGGTATACGTAATTTACCTGTCCTAGATTTATCGCAAAAGTTATTAAATGAATTTGGCTCATTTTATCATTTAATAAATGCTAGCCACGACGAATTTTGTAAAAAGCAAGGTCTTGGAACAGCAAAATATACTCAGTTAAAAGCAGTTGTTGAACTTTCTAATCGTTATTTGAAAGTTAAAATAAGCCATGAAAATTACTTAACATCGCCAAGCTTGACCCATCATTACCTAGCTAGTCGCTTAATGGATAAAGATCGTGAAATTTTTATGGTGATATTTTTAGACAATCAGCATCATGTTATTACTTCTGAAGAGATGTTTGTTGGAACCTATAATTGTGTAGAGGTTCATCCAAGAGAAGTAGCTAGACGGGCATTACAACACAATGCAGCAGCATTAATTTTAGCTCATAATCATCCATCAGGATTGGCTGAACCAAGTCAAGCTGATCGGATATTAACAAAGAAAATTGAACAAGTTTGTGAATTAATAGATGTTCGCATTGTTGATCACCTTGTGATTGGTAAGGGAGAGTACGTTTCTTTTGCAGAACGAGGATGGATTTTATAATTACTTTTACTTACAATATAAAATTACTAAACCAATTAATGAATAAACTATGAACCAACAACTGGAATTATTAGAAACTAAAGTCGCATTCCAAGAAATGACCATTGAGGAACTCAATCAAATGGTTATTAATCTTCAAGCAGATATCAGCAAACTTAAAGAACAATTAATGTTATTGTCACAAAAGTTACAAGCTACACAAACCTCAAATATTGCTAATTTATCAGAAGAAACTCCGCCTCCTCACTATTAACTACGAGTTTAATAATTCGAGGGACTCTAAAATCTACTTTTTACCAATAAAATTATACCCTCGATAAGAAAGCAGAGAAATTAAAATCAAGAAGCAACCAACCCATTTTGTCCATGGCATAGGTTCCAAATAAACAATTACGCCAGCCAAAGTTGTAAATACAGGCTCTAAAATCATGATTATTGCTGCATTGCTTACAGGTACGTATTTCTGTCCAACAAATTGCAAAGCAAATCGTAAAATTGTAGCAATAACAATACTAACGATAAGCCACATTAAAGTGATTAAACTGATGCTTGACGGCCAACTCTCAGTAAATACAGATATAATTAGGCTTGCCGTGCCAGTACAAAGCATTTGTACACAAATTAATGGCAAAATTGCTATTTTTTGGACTAATCGACTATTAAAAACAAAAAATATTGCTTGAGCTAATGCAGAAATTAAAAACCAGAGTTGATTAACATTTAAATGCCAACCATTTGATAAAGACAAAAAAGCAAGACCAACAATAGCAATCGGTAATGAGAGCCAAAATATAACTAATCGCCTTTCTCTAAAAAAGAACCAACCAACAATTGGAGCCATTAACACCGATAAACTCATAATAAAAGAGCCTTCACCTAATTGTCCGCCAATACTTATTGCTAATATCCATAAAATAACATTAGTTGATTGCAAACAGCCAGTTATTATTGCTTTAGGTAAATGTGTAAGATTGATTCGTTGTTTAGTACTTAAACAGACTACAAATAAAATAATAGAGGAAGAGAGAAATCACAATCCCATAAAAGCTAAAGGAGGCATTTCTAAAATTGCTTCTTTTGAAGAAACTCAACCAACTGCAGCTAACATAGTAACTAGTACTAAAATCCATTCGCCATTTCGTTTAACATTAATCATCTTACTACTACTTTACTTAAAACTAGTTTGATAATATTAAAACTATAATTTAACTGAGAAAATATCAACAATAACTTATATTAAGTTTTAAAAATGATATAAAAAAAGACTTATATGTGATAATTAAATAAAAATACTCAAATTGGTAATATCTAGATAATAAAAAACCGGCCATTTAGCCGGTTTTAGTTTAAGCTTTAATTATTTATTCAGCTGCTGCTTCTGCTTCTACTGCAGGGCGATCAACTAATTCAATATAAGCCATTGGAGCATTATCTCCATCACGGAAACCACATTTTAAAATGCGAACATAACCACCTGGACGGGTAGCAAAACGTGGACCTAAATCTGAAAATAATTTTTTTACTGTATCTTTATCACGGATACGAGCGAAAGCCAGACGGCGATTAGCTACGCTATCGCTTTTAGCTAACGTAATTAACGGCTCAACGACACGACGCAACTCTTTTGCTTTAGGCAATGTTGTTTTGATAATTTCATGTTCAACTAATGAACTTGTCATATTACGAAACATCGCTTGACGATGGCTGCTATTTCGGTTCAGTTGACGACCACTTTTACGATGGCGCATAACTTTATCCTTCTTATATAAATTTTATCTTAGTCTTCAACAATACTTGCTGGTGGCCAATTCTCAAGACGCATGCCTAAAGATAAACCACGAGATGCGAGCACATCCTTAATTTCAGTAAGAGATTTTTTACCAAGATTAGGGGTTTTAAGTAACTCAACTTCGGTACGTTGCACTAAATCACCAATATAATGAACTGCTTCTGCTTTTAAGCAATTAGCAGACCGAACAGTTAATTCCAAGTCATCTACTGGACGTAAAAGAATTGGATCAAATTCCGGTTTATCTTCTTTGACTTCTGGTTGACGTACATCACGTAAATCAACAAAAGCTTCAAGTTGTTCAGCCAAAATAGTAGATGCACGACGAATAGATTCTTCTGGATCGATAGTACCATTAGTTTCCATATCGATAACAAGTTTATCTAAGTCGGTACGTTGTTCCACACGAGCAGCATCGACAGAATAGGCAATACGCTCAACTGGACTATAACATGCATCAACTAATAGACGACCGATAGGTCGCTCTTCATCTTCTGACTTAACTCGAGCAGAAGCAGGGACATAACCACGTCCTCGTTGTACACGAATACGCATACTAATTGAAGCATTGGCATCAGTAAGATGACAAATTACTAAATCAGGATTAACAATTTCAACATCACCATCATGAGTGATATCTGATGCAGTTACAGCACCAACGCCTGATTTATTTAAAGTCAGCATAACATCATCTTTGGTATGTACACGAACCGCTAATTTTTTCAAATTAAGCAGAATATCAAGCACATCTTCTTGAACGCCTTCTTTAGTACTATACTCATGCAGAACACCGTCAATTTCAACTTCGGTCACTGCATATCCCGGCATAGATGATAATAAAATGCGGCGTAGTGCATTACCTAAAGTATGTCCAAAACCACGCTCAAGTGGCTCTAAAGTCACTTTCGCATGAGTTGGGCTGTATTGAACAACGTCAACTAGGTGAGGTTTTAAAAACTCTGTTACAGAACCCTGCATTATGTCCTCTCTTAAGTGCTAAACTTTACTTAGAGTAAAGTTCGACAATCAAATGTTCGTTGATGTCAGCAGATAAATCTGAACGTTCTGGTAAGCGTTTGAACACACCTTCCATTTTGCTAGCATCAACTTCTAACCATGTTGGTTTTTCACGTTGTTCAGCTAACTCTAAAGCGGCTTTAATACGTGCTTGTTTTTTTGATTTTTCGCGAACACTGATAACATCTTCAGGTGAAACTTGATAAGATGCGATGTTCACAACGTGACCATTAACAAGAACAGCTTTATGACTAACTAATTGACGAGCTTCAGCGCGAGTTGCACCAAATCCCATACGATAAACAACGTTATCTAAGCGACGTTCTAAAAGAGCAAGTAGGTTTTCACCTGTATTACCTTTAATACGTGCTGCATTTTTGTAGTAATTACGGAATTGACGCTCTAGAATTCCATAAATACGTCTAACTTTTTGTTTTTCGCGTAACTGAACACCATAATCTGATAAACGCGGTTTACGCGCACCATGTTGTCCAGGAGCTTGTTCTAACTTACATTTACTGTCAACCGCTCGGACGCCAGACTTAAGAAATAAATCGGTACCTTCACGACGACTTAATTTGAGCTTTGGTCCCAAATATCTTGCCATTTTTTTTCTCCAATAATCCTATAAACATTCAATGTTTAATAAAAAATTAAACACGACGTTTCTTTGGTGGACGACAACCGTTATGAGGAATCGGAGTAACATCAGTAATATTAGTGATGCGATAACCCGCTGCATTTAATGCACGAATTGTTGACTCACGGCAGGACCAGGTCCTTTAACCATAACTTCCAGATTCTTAATTCCGTAGTCTTTTACAGCTTCGGCACAACGTTCTGCTGCTACTTGAGCTGCAAAAGGTGTTGACTTACGAGAGCCGCGGAAACCAGAACCACCAGCGGTTGCCCAACCCAACGCATTACCTTGACGATCGGTAATTGTTACGATTGTATTGTTAAATGATGCATGAATATGAGCTATACCATCAGAAACTTGCTTTTTAACACGTTTACGTGTACGAACAGGTGTCTTTGCCATTTATTATCACCTCAATTATTTCTTGATTGGCTTACGCGGTCCCTTACGGGTACGAGCGTTAGTCTTAGTGCGTTGACCACGGACAGGAAGTCCACGACGATGACGCACACCACGATAACAACCAAGGTCTAATAAACGCTTGATACTCATAGTTACTTCACGACGTAAATCACCTTCAACAGTGAATTTAGCGACTTGTTCGCGTAACTGTTCAATCTGATCTTCAGATAGTTCTCTGATCTTAACATTTTCAGGAATACCCGCTTCAGCACAAATTGTCTTTGCACGAGTACTACCGATACCATAAATTGCTTGTAACGCAATCACAGTATGTTGTTGATCAGGAATGTTAATGCCTGCTATACGGGCCACTATGCACTCCTTTATTGTTAATGTTCAGCAGATCCACCATACTGAAAAGCCCGTTTTCAGGATACTCAAACGATGGATCTACAAAAAAATTTTTTAGGCTGGCTATTCTAGCCAGCTTTACTATACTTTGGCAAGTAAAATATGCAAAAGTTCAACTTTACAGTTAAATAATATTAACCTTGACGTTGTTTATGTTTACCTTCAATGCAAATAACACGAACGATGCCATTGCGTTTGATGATTTTACAATTTCTGCATAATTTCTTGACTGAAGCACGAACTTTCATTTTTTTCTCCGTAACTTCTGGCTAACTTATCGGCCGTAGCCTTTAAGATTCGCTTTCTTTAACACTGACTCATAACGATTTGGCATCATTAAAGTCTGTACTTGTGCCATAAAATCCATGATTACAACAACTACAATTAATAATGATGTTCCACCAAATTGAACTGGAACTTTCATTGCACTTGTCATAAACATTGGTACCAAACATACAAGAGTAATGTAAATAGCGCCAATTAGCGTTAAACGAGTCATTACTTTGTCAATATACTTCGATGTTTGTTCGCCTGGACGGATACCTGGAATAAATGCACCAGATTTCTTTAACTGATCTGCTGTTTCTCTAGGATTGAAAACCAATGCTGTGTAGAAGAAACAGAAGAAAATAATCGCTGCTGCAAAAAAGATTATGTATAACGGTTGATCATGAGAAAAATATTGTCCAACAAGAACAAAGATATATCTCCATCCTTCACCATTTCCTTGGAACCAAGAAGCCATCATTGATGGTAACATAATAATTGTTGAAGCAAATATTGCAGGAATAACACCTGCCATATTAATCTTCAATGGTAAATGTGTACTTTGTGCGGCATACACACGACGGCCTTGCTGTCTTTGTGCATAATTAACAACGATACGTCGTTGACCACGTTCAACAAAAACAACAAAGTAAGTCACACCAACCACTAATGCTGCAACGACTAATAATAAAATCGGATGCAATGAACCAGAACGAGCTTGTTCAATTGTTTCATATATTGCATGAGGAAGACTTGCCACAATACCAGCAAAGATAATGATAGAAATACCATTACCTACACCGCGTTCCGTGATTTGCTCACCCAACCACATAAGAAACATAGTGCCAGTAACTAAGCTAATCGATGCAATAAAATAGAAAGAAAATCCTGGGTTAATCACAACATGACTGTAACCAGGAATATTCGGTAAACCAGTCGCAATACCAACCGCTTGTACAATCGCTAAAGCTAATGTGCCATAACGGGTGTACTGACTGATTTTTTTACGACCTGATTCACCTTCTTTCTTCAATTCTGCTAGTTTAGGGTTAATTGCCGTTAATAACTGCACAATAATAGATGAAGAAATATAAGGCATTATCCCTAAAGCAAAAATTGAAGCACGGCTTAAAGCACCACCAGAGAACATATTGAACATACCAACAATACCATTAGATGATGATTGTAGTAAGTCCGATAACGCTTTAGTATCAATACCAGGAACCGGAACGTAAGAACCAAGACGGAAAACAATAAGCGCTAAAAGCACAAATAATAAACGTCTTTTAAGCTCACCACTACCGCCTCGTGTGCTTTGAAAATCTAATCCTGGTTGCTTTGCCATCTTTCTAATTATTCCTCAATTTTTCCGCCAGCAGCTTCAATTGCAGCTTTAGCACCTTTAGTTACTCGAATACCACGAACTGTTACTGGTTTAGTCACTTCTCCAGATAACATAATTTTTGCATATTCGATTTGTGAATTAATCACATTAGCAACTTTCAAGCTATTTAGGTCAACAATATCACCTTCAACTTTCATTAAATCAGAAAGACGAACTTGTGCTGTTACCATAGCTTTACGTGAGGTAAAACCAAATTTTGGTAAACGACGATATAAAGGCATTTGACCGCCTTCGAAGCCACGACGAACGCCGCCACCTGAACGTGATTTTTGACCTTTAACACCACGAGTACCTGTTTTACCTAGTCCTGAACCGATTCCTCGGCCCACGCGCTTAGATGCATGCTTTGAACCTTCAGCAGGAGATAAAGTATTTAAACGCATTACTATTACTCCTCAACTTTAACCATGTAATAAACTTGGTTTACCATACCGCGGATTGCAGGTGTATCTT
This window contains:
- the fabI gene encoding enoyl-ACP reductase FabI, translated to MGFLTGKRILVTGVASNRSIAYGIAKAMHREGAELAFTYQSEKLKSRVEEFAADFNSNIVLPCDVAHDDSITSLFTELAKTWDKFDGFVHAIAFAPGDQLDGDYVNAVTREGFAIAHDISSYSFVAMAKACRSMLNPDSALVTLSYLGAERAIPNYNVMGLAKASLEANVRYMANAMGPEGIRVNAISAGPIRTLAASGIKDFKKMLSHCESVTPIRRTVTIEDVGNSAAFLCSNLSSGITGEVIHVDGGFSIAAMNELELK
- the ppnP gene encoding pyrimidine/purine nucleoside phosphorylase; this translates as MLKVNDYFEGKVKSIGFENGSTGKVSVGVMLPGEYIFNTDNPEEMTVITGSLKVLLPTANDWQIFEAGQVFHIAKESKFDVQVSEPTAYLCRYLAK
- the slyD gene encoding peptidylprolyl isomerase, producing the protein MKIAKNTVVSLAYQVRTKDGVLVDEATTVAPLEYLHGAGNLLQDLENSLEGHQVGDKFDVELVNPYGDFNDALVQNVPRDVFVGVDELEVGMRFFADTDQGSLPVEITAIDGDSVTIDGNHMLAGQDLNFNVEVLAIREATPDEISHGHIHGAHGHDHGHGGCGCGGHDHDEDEEESGCCGGGHGGCGCH
- the radC gene encoding RadC family protein, producing the protein MSEKKTTLMPREKLLLFGVETLSDAELLALFLRTGIRNLPVLDLSQKLLNEFGSFYHLINASHDEFCKKQGLGTAKYTQLKAVVELSNRYLKVKISHENYLTSPSLTHHYLASRLMDKDREIFMVIFLDNQHHVITSEEMFVGTYNCVEVHPREVARRALQHNAAALILAHNHPSGLAEPSQADRILTKKIEQVCELIDVRIVDHLVIGKGEYVSFAERGWIL
- a CDS encoding SlyX family protein, translated to MNQQLELLETKVAFQEMTIEELNQMVINLQADISKLKEQLMLLSQKLQATQTSNIANLSEETPPPHY
- a CDS encoding DMT family transporter, whose product is MQSTNVILWILAISIGGQLGEGSFIMSLSVLMAPIVGWFFFRERRLVIFWLSLPIAIVGLAFLSLSNGWHLNVNQLWFLISALAQAIFFVFNSRLVQKIAILPLICVQMLCTGTASLIISVFTESWPSSISLITLMWLIVSIVIATILRFALQFVGQKYVPVSNAAIIMILEPVFTTLAGVIVYLEPMPWTKWVGCFLILISLLSYRGYNFIGKK
- the rplQ gene encoding 50S ribosomal protein L17, translating into MRHRKSGRQLNRNSSHRQAMFRNMTSSLVEHEIIKTTLPKAKELRRVVEPLITLAKSDSVANRRLAFARIRDKDTVKKLFSDLGPRFATRPGGYVRILKCGFRDGDNAPMAYIELVDRPAVEAEAAAE
- a CDS encoding DNA-directed RNA polymerase subunit alpha, whose amino-acid sequence is MQGSVTEFLKPHLVDVVQYSPTHAKVTLEPLERGFGHTLGNALRRILLSSMPGYAVTEVEIDGVLHEYSTKEGVQEDVLDILLNLKKLAVRVHTKDDVMLTLNKSGVGAVTASDITHDGDVEIVNPDLVICHLTDANASISMRIRVQRGRGYVPASARVKSEDEERPIGRLLVDACYSPVERIAYSVDAARVEQRTDLDKLVIDMETNGTIDPEESIRRASTILAEQLEAFVDLRDVRQPEVKEDKPEFDPILLRPVDDLELTVRSANCLKAEAVHYIGDLVQRTEVELLKTPNLGKKSLTEIKDVLASRGLSLGMRLENWPPASIVED
- the rpsD gene encoding 30S ribosomal protein S4, translating into MARYLGPKLKLSRREGTDLFLKSGVRAVDSKCKLEQAPGQHGARKPRLSDYGVQLREKQKVRRIYGILERQFRNYYKNAARIKGNTGENLLALLERRLDNVVYRMGFGATRAEARQLVSHKAVLVNGHVVNIASYQVSPEDVISVREKSKKQARIKAALELAEQREKPTWLEVDASKMEGVFKRLPERSDLSADINEHLIVELYSK
- the rpsM gene encoding 30S ribosomal protein S13, producing the protein MARIAGINIPDQQHTVIALQAIYGIGSTRAKTICAEAGIPENVKIRELSEDQIEQLREQVAKFTVEGDLRREVTMSIKRLLDLGCYRGVRHRRGLPVRGQRTKTNARTRKGPRKPIKK
- the rpmJ gene encoding 50S ribosomal protein L36, whose product is MKVRASVKKLCRNCKIIKRNGIVRVICIEGKHKQRQG
- the secY gene encoding preprotein translocase subunit SecY, which produces MAKQPGLDFQSTRGGSGELKRRLLFVLLALIVFRLGSYVPVPGIDTKALSDLLQSSSNGIVGMFNMFSGGALSRASIFALGIMPYISSSIIVQLLTAINPKLAELKKEGESGRKKISQYTRYGTLALAIVQAVGIATGLPNIPGYSHVVINPGFSFYFIASISLVTGTMFLMWLGEQITERGVGNGISIIIFAGIVASLPHAIYETIEQARSGSLHPILLLVVAALVVGVTYFVVFVERGQRRIVVNYAQRQQGRRVYAAQSTHLPLKINMAGVIPAIFASTIIMLPSMMASWFQGNGEGWRYIFVLVGQYFSHDQPLYIIFFAAAIIFFCFFYTALVFNPRETADQLKKSGAFIPGIRPGEQTSKYIDKVMTRLTLIGAIYITLVCLVPMFMTSAMKVPVQFGGTSLLIVVVVIMDFMAQVQTLMMPNRYESVLKKANLKGYGR
- the rplO gene encoding 50S ribosomal protein L15, translated to MRLNTLSPAEGSKHASKRVGRGIGSGLGKTGTRGVKGQKSRSGGGVRRGFEGGQMPLYRRLPKFGFTSRKAMVTAQVRLSDLMKVEGDIVDLNSLKVANVINSQIEYAKIMLSGEVTKPVTVRGIRVTKGAKAAIEAAGGKIEE